In the Synechococcus sp. Nb3U1 genome, one interval contains:
- the rpmJ gene encoding 50S ribosomal protein L36 produces the protein MKVRPSVRRICEKCRVIRRHGRVMVICSSNPKHKQRQG, from the coding sequence ATGAAGGTGCGGCCCTCCGTCCGTCGGATCTGTGAAAAATGTCGTGTCATCCGCCGCCACGGTCGGGTGATGGTGATTTGTTCTTCTAACCCGAAGCACAAACAACGGCAGGGATAA